Proteins encoded together in one Pseudorca crassidens isolate mPseCra1 chromosome 17, mPseCra1.hap1, whole genome shotgun sequence window:
- the RHPN1 gene encoding rhophilin-1 isoform X6, which translates to MVPEGRPDGAGAGEESARLQAAGSVRKGCDLLANSQHGCLQSRRAQIHQQINRELRMRTGAENLYRATSNARVRETVALELSYVNSSLQLLKEELEGLDGNVDADQPQSEGITVPMIPLGLKETKQLDWATPLKELISGHFGEDSASYEAEIRELEDLRQAARTPSRSEAGLELLTAYYNQLCFQEARFVTPARSLGLLFHCLTRPCRYDSLTGVPAQQRALAFEKGSVLFNIGALHTQIGARQDRSCPEGTSCAVEAFQRAAGAFSLLRENFSHAPSPDMSPASLSMLEQLMTAQAQECVFEGLLLQAPVAPRDCLAQLHLAQEAAQQVAAEYRLVHQTMAQPPVQDYVPFPWTTLVHVKAEYFRALAHYHAALALCDGAPVAEAELPALEQIFLGLPASSEPRGPALPQEQEDRRKLGKAHLKRAILGQEEALRLHAVCRALRRVDLLQVVLAQALQRSLAKYSELDLEDDFCEAAEAPDVRREQPGPLAKTQRRPEGRAPSFSRVKVADIFHRLGPLSVFSARNRWRLAGPIHVARGEGGFGFTLRGDAPVLIAAVVPGGRAA; encoded by the exons ATGGTCCCTGAGGGGAGGCCGGACGGTGCGGGCGCCGGCGAGGAGAGCGCCCGGCTGCAGGCGGCGGGCAGCGTCCGCAAG GGCTGTGACCTCCTGGCAAATTCGCAGCACGGCTGCCTGCAGAGCCGCAGGGCCCAGATCCACCAGCAGATCAACAGGGAGCTGAGGATGCGGACGGGCGCCGAGAACCTGTACAG AGCCACCAGCAATGCCCGGGTGAGGGAGACTGTGGCCCTGGAGCTGAGCTACGTCAACTCCAGCCTGCAGCTGCTGAAGGAGGAGTTGGAGGGGCTCGATGGCAACGTGGACGCCGACCAGCCCCagag CGAAGGTATCACTGTCCCCATGATCCCCCTGGGGCTGAAGGAGACCAAGCAGCTAGACTGGGCCACGCCCCTGAAG GAGCTGATCTCAGGGCACTTTGGAGAGGACAGTGCTTCCTACGAGGCTGAAATCCGGGAGCTGGAGGACCTGCGGCAG GCCGCGCGGACCCCTAGCCGGAGCGAGGCGGGCCTGGAGCTGCTCACGGCCTACTACAATCAGCTGTGTTTCCAGGAGGCGCGCTTTGTCACCCCTGCCAGGAGCCTGGGGCTGCTGTTCCACTG CCTGACCCGACCCTGCAGGTATGACTCGCTGACGGGGGTTCCGGCCCAGCAGCGGGCCCTGGCCTTCGAGAAGGGCAGCGTGCTCTTCAACATCGGCGCCCTCCACACCCAGATCGGGGCTCGCCAGGACCGCTCCTGCCCCGAGGGCACCAGCTGTGCTGTGGAGGCCTTTCAGAGGGCTGCGG GGGCCTTCAGCCTCCTGAGGGAGAACTTCTCCCACGCACCCAGCCCCGACATGAGCCCCGCCTCACTCTCCATGCTGGAGCAGCTCATGACCGCCCAGGCCCAGGAGTGCGTCTTCGAGGGCCTCTTGCTGCAGGCCCCCGTGGCTCCCCGTGACTGCCTGGCCCAGCTCCACCTGGCTCAGGAGGCCGCCCAG CAGGTGGCGGCCGAGTACCGGCTGGTGCATCAGACCATGGCCCAGCCGCCCGTCCAGGACTACGTGCCCTTCCCCTGGACCACCCTGGTGCACGTGAAGGCCGAGTACTTCCGCGCCCTGGCCCACTACCACGCGGCCCTGGCCCTGTGTGACGGCGCCC CGGTGGCGGAGGCGGAGCTTCCAGCCCTCGAGCAGATCTTCCTCGGGCTCCCGGCCTCGTCTGAGCCCCggggccccgccctgccccaggAGCAGGAGGACCGCCGGAAGCTGG GCAAGGCCCACCTGAAGCGGGCCATCCTGGGTCAGGAGGAGGCCCTGCGGCTGCATGCCGTGTGCCGGGCCCTGCGCAGGGTGGACCTGCTGCAGGTCGTGCTGGCCCAGGCGCTGCAGCGCTCTCTGGCCAAGTACTCGGAACTCGACCTCGAGGACGACTTCTGTGAGGCCGCCGAGGCCCCTGACGTTCGGCGTGAGCAGCCAGGCCCCTTGG CTAAGACACAGCGGAGGCCGGAGGGCAGGGCGCCCAGCTTCTCCCGGGTGAAGGTGGCTGACATCTTCCATCGTCTG GGGCCCCTGTCCGTGTTCTCAGCCAGGAACCGCTGGCGGCTGGCAGGGCCCATCCACGTGGCCCGAGGAGAGGGCGGCTTCGGCTTCACGCTGCGGGGCGACGCGCCCGTCCTCATCGCGGCTGTCGTTCCAGGGGGCCGGGCCGCG TGA